One Streptosporangium becharense genomic window, GTCGAGGAGGACCGCTACGACCTGTGGTTCGACCCGCCCGCCCCGCCGGTCGCCGCCGGAGACTGCTTCGAGGTGCCCGAACGGATCGGCAGCCGGGGCGAGGTGCTCGAACCGCTCGACGAGGCGGCCGTGGCCGGGGTCGGCACGGAGATCGCCCGGCGGGGCATCACCACGGCCGCCGTCTGCCTGCTGCACTCCTACGCCAACCCGGCCCACGAACAGCGGGTCGCGCGGATCCTTCGGGTCTCGGTTCCGACCGTGGTGATCTCCTCGGAGGTCTGGCCCGAGCTGCGTGAGTACGAGCGGGCGACCACCACGATCATGTCGGCGTACGTCGGGCCGGTCATGGCCGGATACCTACGGCGCCTGGCCTCGCGGCTGGCCGGCATCGGGATCACCGCCCCGGTGCACGTCATGGACTCCGGCGGCGGCGTGATGTCGGCGGAACTGGCCGCCCGCCGTGCCGTGGCCACGATCGAGTCCGGACCCGCCGCCGGGGTGCTGGCCGCCGCCGCGTCCGGGTACCCGGACGCGATCTCCTTCGACATGGGCGGCACCACCGCCAAGACCTGCGTGATCAGGGACGGCAGACCGGAGATCACCCACGAGTTCCACGTCGGCGGCCGGGGCAGCTTCGGCGGGCGCCGCGCCGGGACGGGGGTGCCGATCAAGACCCCGGCCGTCGACCTGGCCGAGGTGGGAGCCGGCGGCGGGAGCGTCGCCTGGGTGGACGCGGCGGGCACGCTGCGGGCCGGGCCGCGCTCGGCCGGTTCCGAGCCCGGCCCGGCCTGCTACGGGCTGGGCGGTGACGAGCCGACGGTGACCGACGCCAACCTGGTGCTCGGCTACCTGGACCCGGCGTCCTTCGCCTCGGGGACGGTGCCGCTGTCGGCGGACCTCGCCGGCGAGGCCGTCGACCGCCACCTGGCCGGACCGCTGGGGGTCGGCCGGGCCGAGGCCGCGTACGCCGTCCACGAGATCGCCAACGCCTCGATGGGGTCGGCCGTCCACGTGGTGACCGTGCAGCGCGGCATCGACCCCAGGGGGTTCGTGATGGTGGCCTTCGGCGGGGCGGGACCGATGCACGCGGCCCGGGTCGCCTCCCGGTTCGGCATCTCCACCGTGGTCGTGCCCGCGTACTGCGGCGTCGGCTCCGCGGCCGGCCTGCTGACCGCGGACCTGTCCGCCGACCGGGTGCTGTCCGCCCTGGACGCCGACCCCGCGCGGGTCTTCGCCTCCTTGACCGAGGCGGCCGCGGCGGACCTGGACGCCGACCTCGGCTCCCCCGGCGTGTCCGTCACGTGCTCGGCCGACGTCCGCTTCGCCGGGCAGGCCCACGACCTGACCGTGCCCTGGAGCGACTCCCCCGGCGAACTGGCCGCGCGCTTCTTCGCCGGATACCGGCAGGTGTACGGGATCGAGCAGGAGGGACCCGTCGAGATCGTGAGCTACCGCGTCCGCGTCACCCGTGCCGCCCCCGATCCCCCGCCCGCCCGGCGGCCCCCGCCCACGCACCCCCGGCGCCGCCCGGACCCGCCGTGGCCTCCGGCGACGCGGCGGGCGTACTTCCCGGAGGCGGGCGGGTACGTCCCG contains:
- a CDS encoding hydantoinase/oxoprolinase family protein, coding for MSHAIGVDVGGTFTDVVLSGPGGEISVAKRLSTHGDPADGVVAGITAVLGDTAPSSVTRVVHATTLATNAILERRGVRVAYVTTRGFRSAIPLGRYARVEEDRYDLWFDPPAPPVAAGDCFEVPERIGSRGEVLEPLDEAAVAGVGTEIARRGITTAAVCLLHSYANPAHEQRVARILRVSVPTVVISSEVWPELREYERATTTIMSAYVGPVMAGYLRRLASRLAGIGITAPVHVMDSGGGVMSAELAARRAVATIESGPAAGVLAAAASGYPDAISFDMGGTTAKTCVIRDGRPEITHEFHVGGRGSFGGRRAGTGVPIKTPAVDLAEVGAGGGSVAWVDAAGTLRAGPRSAGSEPGPACYGLGGDEPTVTDANLVLGYLDPASFASGTVPLSADLAGEAVDRHLAGPLGVGRAEAAYAVHEIANASMGSAVHVVTVQRGIDPRGFVMVAFGGAGPMHAARVASRFGISTVVVPAYCGVGSAAGLLTADLSADRVLSALDADPARVFASLTEAAAADLDADLGSPGVSVTCSADVRFAGQAHDLTVPWSDSPGELAARFFAGYRQVYGIEQEGPVEIVSYRVRVTRAAPDPPPARRPPPTHPRRRPDPPWPPATRRAYFPEAGGYVPVPVLTRACLARAPGGAVTGPAIVEDAESTIVVPPGWTARPGRKDAVVLTGAGT